A window of Calypte anna isolate BGI_N300 chromosome 5A, bCalAnn1_v1.p, whole genome shotgun sequence genomic DNA:
CTATTGGGAGCCTGTGTTTGACCACAGTGGTCAAACCCTCCCTGTGCCCTCCTAGGCTGCAGAGCTCAATCTCTGCTACCTAGATCTGTTCTTCTGGTGCACCTCCCTGCACCAGAGCCCTGCTTTGCAGCCTCTGGTTTTGAACTCTTCACTGATCCCCAGTCTGCAGCACAAACACAGGGGATAAACAAGTACTGACCCAGCTGGGAGCTGATTGTAAATCAAAAAGCCAGACTaggtctattttttttctagtcctTCACCAGAGGCTGCCTTTACTATGGGCCAGAATTccaccttcctcccttccttacTGGTGTGGATTGATTCATGGCACTGATGTGGCATTAGATCAGCCTGGTGTCTGGGATTGTCCTTTCAATGGAGAGTTCACAAAACCAGCTagctcaggagctgcttccTTCAGTTAGTGATTTTTGGAGAGGCTCTGGAGCCTGCATTAAGCCGTGTGCTGCATAAGCATTTTGATTCTACAGCAGTTGCTTCTATGGCTGCACCTGCTCATTATTGCTGAGTTGTCTTTCtctgctgtgccacagcagTGTCCTCCTGACTCACTGCATGCAGGTTTCCCCCTTGCACATTTTAGAATCCCCTTCCCACTGAAGCTTGGACATGTTGGTGGGACACCATGGAAGGAGTGGTGTCCCATACCATGACCGTGCTGACCATGTTTCATTTCCTGCTCTCATCTCTGGCACTGCATCCCAAAATTGTCTCCCATCTTGGCTAAAGTACCTGTTTTATTCTTGGGTTCACCTGGGTTTTGTAACTGGAGATTTGGGATTGTTGGGCATCGTAGTGAGAAGGGGGATTACACCCTGTGTACATACAGGTTCAAGTTCCTGCCTTTCTATGTGCATGACTCTCCTGTTCTCTCTTCTCAGGGCCATTGATGGACTACTTGCCTGCTTGGCAGAAAATCTACTTCTATAACTGGGGCTGATGGGAAGATGATTGTTTTCTGCTGAGATCATGGCTGGACCTTTCTAAGGAAGGCAAACAGTCTGGGAGAGGGATGTTGATAATGTCTGTAATTTTCAGTTAAATGATCAATGAGAAGCTCCCGTTCTGTTCTGCAGTGTGGGGAAGGGGagtatatataaatttttttagcAGATCTGGCTGTGAGCAATGGACTCAACATGCATGGTGATACCATGGCCACCTCTTTCTCTGGACCATTCCACAGCTGCAGCAATGGCGACGtgacaaacttttttttttcttttcttttcttttcttttttttttttcttcctttttttttttcttccttttttttgttttgtttttttttttgtttgtttgtttgtttgtttgtttttcttttctttttttcctttttttttaaagcacttgctgtttcttcttttgtatGGCTACACTATGTTAAAGCCAGGCAGCACAGTGGTTTTTTGGAGAGTTTCCCACCTCATGGCATGGAGACTGACCTGCAGCTTGCTTGTCTTGGCTCTGCCTGGCTGATTTGCTTGGAGTGGACTCTTCTGTCAAATAAACTGAATGGAAAGGACCGAGCTGAAGGATTTATCTTCCCCTGTTTGCACGGGCTTCCCTTGTACCTGGTTGCCAGCAAGTCTGTGTCTGTGAGAGCAGGATTTGTAGTTGTATGCCCTGGGATGTGCTGTCTATTAGAAGCCTTTTACTCTGGCTTGGGGGAGAGGGCCTGGCCTTCAGCAGGCAGGGCCCCACCATGTTGCTCCCATGACAGAAGCTTCTGTAACTCCAGGTTACAGTCTCTGGTTTCCTGTGAGTCCCCTGGGGTCACGGAGAGCTGCAGCTTGCAGGCTGCTCCCCTCATGGCTACTGTGTGCTGAAAGGGTTTGCAGAATGGCTGCCAGCCAGAGCTCTGGGGCTTGGCCAGGGGCAGAGGAGAAATGAAGAGAGCAATTCAGCAAATAACTGATAAAGAGCCCAGGAGAGGCCTGGACAGCCATGCCTGTCTTTgtgtctgctctgctgagggAGAGTTGAAGCATCAGTCTTCTCAGTGAGCTGGTGCTGAGTGTCCCTTGCCTAGGAaaaaggagcaggcagctggtggCACTGGACTGCCCcatgcagctgccagcaccacGCACAGCTTGGGGGCTGGAAACTGCCAGGTGCATTGGCCTCTGGTGGCTGACAGGGACCTGAGGCTGCAAGGGGTCACAGCCTTCTTGCTTCTGTGCCTGCTGTAAGAGGGTGTATGCCCCCCACACCCTTATAATGGGCTACCACAGCTGGGGACCTCAgggctttggcagtgctggggggggggtgtgttgCCACTTCAGCTGTCAGGGATGCCCGAGatggcagcagctgtgtggaAAAGCCATGAGCTCCCTTTTATCACAGGAAGATGCTGAGTGCAGGAGTACAAAGTCTTGGCGTTGGGGGGGGTGTTCATTCCTGGAGACAGGGAGGCACTGAGATGGAGGGATTTGCTTTTGGAGAGGTTGAGAAGGAGGCAAAGGTGGTGATGAGGGACCAGGGAACAACCctgaagctgtggctgtgtaGAGGGACATGCACAGGGAGGGCTATGTGGAGCTGGCTTGGTCTGGGCATGAGCAGGCAGCCCAGAACCATCACCTTATGTACCAGGAGGGAGTAGGCAGCAGCATCTGGGAGACAGGGTGGGGGGCAACCAAGTGTTCCAAGGCCACCAGAACGGTTCCTCTGTGACCTCGGTGTCCTGTGGCCATCGGGGTGGCACCTCTGAGACCTTGCTGTGACACTGGCAACAGGGCACACCATGCagtgctggctcctgctgctcaccctgctgctgggggctgctctcTCACGGCCCCTGCCTGAGAGGTGATGactcttttccccctcctatCTTCAGAACTACCTCGTGTCTCTTGTGGCACCAAGGTCTTGAGAGCTGGCCAGGCAAGGACAAGAGGTGCAGTGCCAGTGTGGGCAAGTGGGTCTCAGCTCACTCCTGCCCCCATTTTCCCTCTGCAGGGGTAGTTACTCAATCCCTGAGGAATTCACTGCTCTCCTGGAGCTTCCAGAGCAGCACTTCGGCCTGGTGGATGGTACATTGCTTTCCTTGCCCTGCTGAACTCCCTTTCCattccagggagggagctgtTCCTATGAGTGAGGAGCCCATGTCTGAGCCCAggctctctgctctccctgcagatTATGGCATCAAACCCAAGCAGCCTCGCCTCAGGACCCACACAGCCCGGGAAAAGCCCCCAGGGCTGCGCAGAGCTGGCAAAAGCAAGCGTGATGAGCTTGACTTGCTGGAGTACTATGATGCCCACTTTTGAGCCAATGTGCCTGTGTGCCCACTGCAGCCCAGCCTCCAGGACCCCCTCTGCCCCATCTGTCCTCTACTGCTGCCAGACAGGGTAGGTATGGGGTGTAGGAATGGGGCAGGTGTAAAGGTAAAGTCAGGTGTgggtagagagagagagaggtcctttctgtcctttctctGGCCCCCATGAATTACAGTCAGGCCTTTAGGACTCAGTCTGAAAAGCTCCATCTCCTATTGGGGTCTCAAGGGAAGGAACAAGCCAGGACCCAACCCCACTGTGGCAGGACACACAGAGTACAGCAGCCCTGCTCCATGAACCATCATATTTAATAGTTGTTGCCATCACATCAGATCCAGCTGAAGCACAGAGACCACTGGCTGCAGGGGCCAGGAGAGCTCCTCTACCTCCCTGGTGCTGTGCTCAGCTCCCTACAGGGTTTAGCCCTTCACTGCCCCACTTCTAGCAGGAACACAGCTCCGCAGAGGGGCTGAGTCCCATTGCCCCGGGGTGGCCAgaacccagcccagcccctgcctctcacctgcagctggggagagggggaaaggggcCAGAGAAAGGCTCCCATCCCAAGGGTGTAATTACTGCAGGGAGATATGGGGagggaattttctgtcttctcagtACACAGATGCAAGAGGGGAAGGACAGGGAtgggggcagaggcaggggtGAACTGTCTCAGCTCATCCTGGTGCTGCCTCTAGCAGAGGAAATATCGGGGGGTTCCTGTGTCAtccctgctcagcagccttGGCCCCGGGGCCTGGCAGGGAGGTGTTGCCCACCCGGGGCAAGCTCATCTCCCACTAAGGAGCCAGCATGTGGGTCTTGTTTGCTGTAGCTGCTGTGCCTTCATACTGCGAGAGTCCAACTCTGCCACTGCATTAAAAGCCACCCCAGAGGGATGACAGGAAGCTGGGCCATGGTGGTCACAAGGAGAAGATGCTGTcaccccagcctgcagcagagaCAGGCACAAGCACATTGCTGCTCACCCCCTCCCACTGCTCACAGGCAGGGCACCCAGCGGGTGCTTCATCAATAGAATAAACTAGGAATATTTTGTACAATAAACACAATTTGTCCAGAGCCCTC
This region includes:
- the C5AH11orf94 gene encoding uncharacterized protein C11orf94 homolog, which translates into the protein MQCWLLLLTLLLGAALSRPLPERGSYSIPEEFTALLELPEQHFGLVDDYGIKPKQPRLRTHTAREKPPGLRRAGKSKRDELDLLEYYDAHF